In the Wyeomyia smithii strain HCP4-BCI-WySm-NY-G18 chromosome 2, ASM2978416v1, whole genome shotgun sequence genome, one interval contains:
- the LOC129723801 gene encoding uncharacterized protein LOC129723801, with protein sequence MGQLGLRFSARQYCVIVAVALGALGHWPTTETAWTANEDFPCDVELIEPITSAVVPQNPTSTRHFNTDFFFSSHSYPSYVKGKDPVEEYNRHRLHVDTSYFAVNKQPIPDEVNRDELQENLNNIRRKFSKTKSQEKNNVYGNKVMRNTNREMKEPIKRVGCFDPSDAAGQESKSYPRRYEESDPHVFAYERMEPGEETEQRRQNSLPGDSMYFQYFNFYGDGSYNAGSKRGNVQHYIEQHERGSPGAGVFQKRVKWADKKGGFGEHYWDLNHVTK encoded by the exons ATGGGTCAATTGGGGCTTCGATTTTCTGCTCGCCAATATTGTGTTATTGTTGCTGTGGCTTTAGGAGCACTGGGGCACTGGCCAACGACGGAGACGGCGTGGACTGCAAATGAAGACTTCCCGTGTGACGTCGAGTTGATTGAACCTATTACAAGCGCAGTTGTGCCTCAAAACCCGACAAGTACTAGGCACTTCAACACGGACTTCTTCTTTTCGTCACACTCCTATCCAAGTTACGTGAAAGGAAAAGACCCGGTGGAGGAGTACAACCGACATCGCTTACATGTGGATACCTCCTATTTTGCAGTCAACAAACAACCTATTCCAGATGAAGTGAACAGGGACGAGTtacaagaaaatttaaataatattagGCGCAAGTTTTCGAAGACGAAgtctcaagaaaaaaataatgtgtATGGAAATAAAGTTATGAGAAACACAAACAGAGAAATGAAAGAACCTATCAAACGGGTAGGATGTTTTGATCCATCGGATGCAGCGGGGCAGGAAAGTAAGAGTTATCCGAGACGGTACGAAGAATCTGATCCGCATGTTTTTGCCTATGAAAGGATGGAACCAGGGGAAGAAACTGAACAACGACGCCAAAATAGCCTACCGGGGGATTCGATGTATTTTCA ATACTTTAACTTCTATGGTGACGGATCCTATAACGCTGGCTCGAAGCGTGGCAACGTTCAGCACTACATTGAACAGCACGAGCGGGGTTCACCTGGTGCCGgggtttttcagaaacgg GTGAAATGGGCAGACAAGAAAGGCGGCTTTGGTGAACACTACTGGGACCTGAACCATGTCACAAAATGA